In Magnolia sinica isolate HGM2019 chromosome 12, MsV1, whole genome shotgun sequence, a single genomic region encodes these proteins:
- the LOC131220302 gene encoding putative disease resistance protein At4g19050 produces the protein MLREEAVAVASSPTIAACFTPHAVLECFFYLLLFSVSFRGRFKMGLPTRYWIAEGIMVIREGIEEEEDLTTLEKVDALLIELKAHSMVEQVDGEVDDEVRVPQRLAEKAIDMVTSKPESLLSSLQALDKLEFLQFEDTPLESIPDECLQRKNNLRSLHLSYTQTRSLPSSFPQLHNLQQLSITSSSSLTEIPDAFIERLPRLRVLNLTHDSNLKSLPSSLSKLVKLRQLILTGCSSLKIKLLPHLRNFSVLEVLDIRSCNSIEDIEEVSSSLEAVLPNLRRLDISGIYVIKQVILKGCKCLESLNLSDLTRLDALDLSGTQLQQLPKGISTASHLRRLDMLHMNRISKIDWDDLNTELEEFNLNHCGTSILPEDNENPRDEGGPQMRISNYKLLQSLKPSSHFLRAKCFSRFHIRISPYQEEEEGRRRGKGIHLQGRKSTYKDINLKTQKCNLPLPSCHFHRHLEMQGDKRCTDAIQGVLSRTELPTLWDNAFIRNLGDVEMHELRKCLFKSCEKMEIFFGGKNQCFECLEKIWMSDLASMRRVCDGMGRIISFPLLKHIYLEYRPRLVNFVSSGVSLLSLEKLEITFCNRLVSLFQGDVVVDSSLQRLHTVHLWELPKLERICSSRYLPALKKLTARGCGKLNELPLRARPNNATTRVRVWAQLN, from the exons ATGTTACGTGAGGAGGCTGTTGCTGTCGCTTCTTCTCCCACCATCGCTGCCTGTTTCACTCCCCATGCTGTTCTTGAATGCTTCTTCTACCTCCTGTTATTTTCAGTAAGTTTCCGTGGGCGTTTTAAAATGGGATTGCCGACAAGGTATTGGATTGCAGAGGGAATTATGGTTATTAGAGAGggaattgaagaagaagaggatttgaCGACATTGGAGAAGGTGGATGCTCTGCTTATAGAGCTCAAGGCTCATTCCATGGTAGAGCAAGTGGATGGtgaggtggatgatgaagtgagGGTGCCCCAACGTCTGGCTGAAAAAGCTATAGACATGGTCACGTCGA AGCCTGAGTCTCTCCTCTCTTCCTTGCAAGCTTTGGACAAACTCGAGTTCCTTCAATTTGAAGATACTCCTCTGGAATCGATACCAGATGAGTGCCTTCAGCGCAAGAACAACCTTcgatctctccatctctcttacACACAGACCAgatctcttccttcctcttttccccAGCTGCACAACCTCCAACAACTCTCAATAACAAGTTCCTCATCTCTAACGGAAATTCCAGACGCTTTCATTGAGCGTTTGCCACGGCTTCGGGTTCTCAACTTAACTCATGATTCCAATCTAAAATCTCTACCATCTTCTCTCTCCAAACTGGTCAAACTTAGGCAACTCATATTAACAGGATGTTCTTCACTGAAGATTAAGTTGCTACCTCATCTACGAAACTTCTCTGTTCTTGAGGTGCTTGACATTCGCTCTTGTAACTCCATCGAAGACATAGAAGAGGTTTCTTCTTCTCTTGAGGCTGTCTTGCCAAATCTCCGAAGGCTTGACATATCTGGAATTTATGTCATTAAGCAAGTCATCCTAAAAGGTTGCAAATGCTTAGAATCCTTAAACTTGTCTGATCTTACAAGACTCGATGCGCTTGATCTTTCAGGCACTCAACTCCAACAGTTGCCTAAAGGTATCAGCACAGCATCTCATTTAAGGCGGCTGGACATGCTCCACATGAATCGCATTAGTAAGATCGACTGGGATGACTTGAATACTGAGCTGGAAGAGTTCAACTTGAATCACTGTGGAACCTCTATTTTACCAGAGGATAATGAAAATCCTAGAgatgaaggtgggcctcaaatgagGATAAGTAATTACAAGCTTTTACAGTCCTTAAAACCATCTTCACATTTTTTGAGAGCAAAATGCTTCTCTCGATTCCATATCCGCATCTCTCCttaccaagaagaagaagaaggaagaagaagaggaaaaggcaTCCATCTCCAGGGAAGGAAGTCCACATACAAGGACATCAATTTGAAGACCCAAAAATGTAATTTACCTCTTCCTTCATGCCATTTCCACAGGCATCTGGAGATGCAAGGAGATAAGAGATGCACAGACGCTATTCAGGGGGTTCTCAGTCGTACAGAATTACCCACTTTGTGGGACAATGCCTTCATCCGAAATCTTGGCGATGTTGAAATGCATGAACTGAGAAAATGTCTATTCAAGAGCTGCGAGAAGATGGAGATATTCTTTGGTGGAAAGAATCAATGTTTTGAATGCTTGGAGAAAATATGGATGTCTGATCTTGCAAGCATGAGGAGAGTGTGTGATGGCATGGGTAGGATCATAAGCTTCCCACTCCTGAAGCACATATATCTGGAGTACCGTCCGAGACTCGTCAATTTCGTCTCCTCAGGTGTAAGCTTGTTGAGCTTGGAAAAGCTCGAGATCACATTTTGCAATAGACTAGTGTCACTGTTTCAAGGGGATGTGGTTGTGGACAGCTCTCTCCAACGGCTGCACACGGTGCATCTGTGGGAGCTCCCAAAGCTGGAGAGAATTTGCAGCAGCAGGTATTTGCCGGCATTGAAGAAGCTAACAGCGAGGGGATGTGGGAAGCTGAATGAGCTTCCGCTTCGAGCCCGCCCCAACAAtgctaccacccgagtaagagtatgGGCCCAGCTAAACTAG
- the LOC131220303 gene encoding putative disease resistance protein At4g19050: MAVVFSDIKTQPRMAEIDVSAVRKGGDEATFEGWLDNFSPDVERAGKELLQCLRNPKIRAICVRGYEGYGSWRIVEYAARKLKGSDIFDVQIIVKLPKEDWSPRNVQREIANRLGIKEGDDEDGDLKKDVQREVSFEIDESLKGKRFLLILGDATRRIYLDDVGVANIRNTKVVYVSSRRLESEETIEFQDLSIDMLRQEAVAVASSPTIAACFTPHAVLECFFYLLLFSVSFRGRFKMGLPTRYWIAEGIMVMREGIEEEEDLTTLEKKVDALLIELKARSIVEQLDDERTLAIGKTFRGWRYGIYDLVMTSLLLLNSPNSPLLLEGPGGLPTLPNNFVFEQMQGLRVFLLSRLTIRFLPLSISSLHNFRFLSIYSCQLLEPESLLSSLQALDKLEFLQFEDTHLESIPDECLQHKNNLRSLHLSDTKTRSLPSSFPQLHNLQQLSITSSSSLTEIPDAFIERLPQLRVLSLAHDYILKSIPSSLSKLVKLRQLILTKCSSLKIELLPHLRNFSVLEVLDIRSCYSIEDIEEVSSSLGAVLPNLRKLDLSRIDVIKQVILKGCRCLESLNLKYLTRLDALDLSGTQLQQLPEGISTASHLRRLDMLHMNRISKIDWDDLNTELEEFNLNHCGTSILPKDDENPRDEGGPQMRISNYKLLQSLKPSSHFLRAKCFSRFHIRISPYQEEEGRRRGKGILLQGRKSTYKDINLKTQKCNLPLPSCHFHRHLEIQGDKRCTNAIQGVLSRTELLTLWDNAFIRDLGDVQMHELRECQVKSCEQMEIFFGGKNQCFECLEKIWISDLASMRRVCDGMGRIISFPLLKHIYLEHCPRLVNFVSSGVSLLSLEKLELRFCNRLESLFQGDVVVDGSLQRLHTVHLWELPKLERICSGRYLPALKKLTVRGCRKLKELPLRASPNNAIRGGGGVQVGGEMAWWENLSGEDESIKHDIHFIEWRPLTRR, encoded by the exons ATGGCTGTCGTATTTTCAGATATAAAGACACAACCACGCATGGCTGAAATAGATGTCTCTGCTGTCCGAAAAGGAGGAGACGAGGCGACATTCGAGGGATGGCTAGACAACTTCTCCCCCGACGTAGAACGTGCCGGGAAAGAGCTCTTGCAATGCTTGAGGAATCCGAAGATCAGAGCCATTTGTGTCAGGGGGTATGAAGGTTATGGAAGTTGGAGGATCGTGGAGTATGCAGCTCGAAAGTTGAAGGGATCTGATATCTTCGATGTGCAGATAATTGTAAAGCTACCAAAAGAGGATTGGAGTCCTCGAAATGTGCAGAGGGAAATTGCAAACCGATTGGGGATAAAGGAGGGTGACGATGAAGACGGTGATCTTAAAAAGGATGTACAGAGGGAAGTCTCGTTTGAAATCGATGAATCGCTCAAGGGAAAGAGGTTCTTGTTAATACTAGGAGATGCGACTCGACGCATTTATTTAGATGATGTGGGTGTTGCAAATATTAGAAATACAAAGGTTGTATACGTTAGCAGCCGAAGGTTGGAATCGGAGGAGACAATTGAATTTCAAGACTTGTCCATAGATATGTTACGTCAGGAGGCTGTTGCTGTCGCTTCTTCTCCCACCATCGCTGCCTGTTTCACTCCCCATGCTGTCCTTGAATGCTTCTTCTACCTCCTGTTATTTTCAGTAAGTTTTCGTGGGCGTTTTAAAATGGGATTGCCGACAAGGTATTGGATTGCAGAGGGAATTATGGTTATGAGAGAGggaattgaagaagaagaggatttgaCGACATTGGAGAAGAAGGTGGATGCTCTGCTTATAGAGCTCAAGGCTCGTTCCATCGTAGAGCAACTGGATGATGAG AGAACATTGGCGATTGGGAAGACATTCAGAGGATGGCGATATGGAATCTACGACTTAGTGATGACCTCCCTCTTACTCTTAAATTCCCCAAACTCTCCACTACTGCTCGAAGGACCCGGTGGTCTTCCTACCCTTCCAAACAACTTCGTCTTCGAGCAAATGCAAGGCCTTCGCGTCTTCCTCCTCTCTCGCTTAAcaatcagatttctgcccctCTCCATCTCCTCCTTGCACAATTTCAGATTcttgtctatttatagttgtcaACTTTTAGAGCCTGAGTCTCTCCTCTCTTCCTTGCAAGCTTTGGACAAACTCGAGTTCCTTCAATTTGAAGATACTCATCTGGAATCGATACCAGACGAGTGCCTTCAGCACAAGAACAACCTTcgatctctccatctctctgACACAAAGACCAgatctcttccttcctcttttccccAGCTGCACAACCTCCAACAACTCTCAATAACAAGTTCCTCATCTCTAACGGAAATTCCAGACGCTTTCATTGAGCGTTTGCCACAGCTTCGGGTTCTCAGCTTAGCTCATGATTACATTCTGAAATCTATACCATCTTCTCTCTCCAAACTGGTCAAACTTAGGCAACTCATATTAACAAAATGTTCTTCCTTGAAGATTGAGTTGCTGCCTCATCTGCGTAACTTCTCTGTTCTTGAGGTGCTTGACATTCGCTCTTGTTACTCCATCGAAGACATAGAAGAGGTTTCTTCTTCTCTTGGGGCTGTCTTGCCAAACCTCCGAAAGCTTGACCTGTCTAGAATTGATGTCATTAAGCAAGTCATCCTAAAAGGTTGCAGATGCTTAGAAtccttgaacttgaaatatcttacAAGACTTGATGCGCTGGATCTTTCAGGCACTCAACTCCAACAGTTGCCTGAAGGTATCAGCACAGCATCTCATTTAAGGCGGCTGGACATGCTCCACATGAATCGCATTAGTAAGATCGACTGGGATGACTTGAATACTGAGCTGGAAGAGTTCAACTTGAATCACTGTGGAACCTCTATTTTACCAAAGGATGATGAAAATCCTAGAgatgaaggtgggcctcaaatgagGATAagtaattacaagcttttgcagtCCTTAAAACCATCTTCACATTTTTTGAGAGCAAAATGCTTCTCTCGATTCCATATCCGCATCTCTCCTTaccaagaagaagaaggaagaagaagaggaaaaggtaTCCTTCTCCAAGGAAGGAAGTCCACATACAAGGACATCAATTTGAAGACCCAAAAATGTAATTTACCTCTTCCTTCATGCCATTTCCACAGGCATCTGGAGATACAAGGAGATAAGAGATGCACAAACGCTATTCAGGGGGTTCTCAGTCGTACAGAATTACTCACTTTGTGGGACAATGCCTTCATCCGAGATCTTGGCGATGTTCAAATGCATGAACTGAGAGAATGTCAGGTCAAGAGCTGCGAGCAGATGGAGATATTCTTTGGTGGTAAGAATCAATGTTTTGAATGCTTGGAGAAAATATGGATATCTGATCTTGCAAGCATGAGGAGAGTATGTGATGGCATGGGTAGGATCATAAGCTTCCCACTCTTGAAGCACATATATCTGGAGCACTGTCCGAGACTCGTCAATTTCGTCTCCTCAGGTGTAAGCTTGTTGAGCTTGGAAAAGCTGGAGCTCAGATTTTGCAATAGACTAGAGTCACTGTTTCAAGGGGATGTGGTTGTGGACGGCTCTCTTCAACGGCTGCACACGGTGCATCTGTGGGAGCTACCGAAGCTGGAGAGAATTTGCAGCGGCAGGTATTTGCCGGCATTGAAGAAGCTAACAGTGAGGGGATGTAGGAAGCTGAAGGAGCTTCCGCTTCGAGCCAGCCCCAACAATGCTATAAGGGGTGGTGGTGGTGTTCAAGTGGGAGGTGAAATGGCATGGTGGGAGAATCTCAGTGGGGAAGATGAGAGCATCAAACACGACATTCACTTCATAGAGTGGCGTCCTCTTACAAGGCGCTGA